In the genome of Pontibacter actiniarum, the window AGTAGGGCTTGCCCACTTCGGGGCCACGCTCGCCGCGGTTGTTGCCCGCCGACTTCACGATGAGGTAATAGGGCGCGTTGTAAGCGATTTCGTCCCAGGTGGCAGCATCCTCGTTATAATAGCCGAAGTTTACGTCCTCCTCCTTACTTATCTCAGGGTTGCCCCACCACTCCCAGTAAGGGTCCTTGTCGGTCCCGTCCCGGTCGGAGTTATAGCGCCAGCCGGCTATGCTGCCGTAGGAATGGTTTGAAATGAGCAGGTCTTTGGCGGCAGCGGCCATTTCGGCGTCATCGCTGTTAAAGTCGTAGGCCTGCAGCGTTTTATAGCCGAAGGCCATACCTTTGGCCAGGGCGTTGATGCCACCGGAAATCAAGGTGCCGGCCACGTGGGTGGCATGGTCATCCTGCTCCGAAGGTTTATCTTTCTGGATAACCCGGCCGGCCAGCTCTTGGTGCGTGGTGCGCACACCGCCCCCATCCCAGATAGCAAGTTTATTGGCAATGCTGTTGCCGCTGCCGCTCAGGCTCAGGCCCAGCGAGCCGCCTGCCCAAAGCTGGTCTGTTCTGGTGGTTGCCGCCGCGCTGGTGTTGTTGTAGGTAATGTAGTAAATGGGCATGCCTTTGGCATCCAGCCCCTGCAGCGAGATAAACGAACCGTCTTTGTACTTCTTCTCTATCACCCAGCCCCGCGCACGCGCCAGCTCCAGTGCCCTGGCCCGGTTCGCTTTATAATCTTTCTCAGCAGAGGTGGCAATACGTTGCAGCGCTTTTGTGTTGGCCTTGGGAGTAAGGCTGTTATGCTGTGCAAATGCCGTAGTGCCTGTCGCCAAACCAAGGGCGATAAACCAAAGGCGCAATCTTCTCATAAAGGTAAACCGGTAGAGGTGTTGTATCTTTCAATATAGGTATTAAAGTCGATTAAAGCCAAAGACGTTCCTGCTGCCGCAGATAAATACAGCTCTTTGTGTGCCATCGGGTTAGGGAGAGGCAGGCGGGGCAACAGCGGGAAAAACAAAAGCGCGCCGGTAACAAACCGGCGCGCTTTCGAAAAATGGCAGCTGCTGTAGTGCGTTTACTTCTTCAGAGACTGTGCAAACTCTTTGGCAAAGTAAGTGAGGATGATGTCGGCGCCGGCGCGCTTTATACTTAGCAGGCTTTCCAGCATGGCCTTTTCCCCGTCAATCCAGCCTCTTTCGGCAGCGGCCTTTACCATGGCGTACTCACCGCTCACGTTGTAGGCGGCAATGGGCAGGTTGGAGCGCTCGCGCAGGGCCTTGATAATGTCTAGGTAAGCCAAGGCAGGCTTCACCATCAGCGAGTCTGCTCCTTCAGCTATGTCCAGTTCTGCCTCTACCAATGCCTCGCGGCTGTTGGCAGGGTCCATCTGGTAGGTTTTCTTGTCGCCTTTCTTAGGGGCGGAGGACAGGGCATCGCGGAACGGGCCGTAAAAGGCGCTCGCATACTTTGCTGCATAGCTCATGATGCCAACTTTTTGGTACCCATGCTCATCCAGCACGCGGCGAATATGGCCTATGCGGCCGTCCATCATATCAGACGGGGCAACAACATCGGCACCTGCCTGCGCCTGCGCCAGGGCCATTTTACCCAGCACTTCCAGCGATTCATCGTTCAGGATCTCATCGTTCTCCACAATGCCGTCATGGCCGTCGGAGCTATAGGGGTCCATTGCCACATCAGTAAACAGGACCACCTCCGGGAAGTTGCGCTTGATCTCACGGATCGCGTTGGCGTAGAGGCCGTCTGGGTTGTGGCTCTCTGTGGCATACTTATCTTTCAGGCGCTCCGGGATGCTCGGGAAAGGGGCAAACGCCTTAATACCCAGGTCAACGCAGGAAGCGATCTCCTCCTGCAGCGTATCGATGGAGAAACGGCTGATACCGGGCATAGAAGCAACCTCCACACGCTGGTTTTGCCCCTCGATTACGAAGAGCGGGAATATGAAATCGTTTACGCTAAGCGTAGTTTCCTGCACCAGGTTGCGTAATACCTCCGTTTGGCGGTTTCGTCTTGGTCTTCTGATCATATCTTTATCGTTTTACAGAAAAGCATTCTGATTTAAGTCGCTGCAAAGGTACGGCTTAAATGGCAGAATTGCTGTGTGTTTATAGCGGCGGCCGCGGTGTCTGTCGAAGGTGGTGTTGTGCCCCGGAAGAGCAAAAGGCGGCTTTCGTGGCGTTCCTTCGTGCTTCCGGGCTTGGCTTCTAACTGTCTGCCTCGTCCTCGTCCGGCAGGATCTCCACATCCTGTACCAGCACAAAGTTCTCTATTTCGCGGGCCCTCGGGGTGTTGGCCAAACCACCTTCAGCGGTTTCTTTATACTTGCGCTCCATGCTTTCGCCTACCTCGCCAAGGGCTGCCACGCATTGGTCTACCGGTATTACGGGGTCTACGCCCGCAATGCCTAGCTGTGCCGAAGAGAAAGCGATGGCGGCCGCACTGGCGTTGCGTACGATGCAAGGCACCTCTACCAGCCCCGCCACCGGGTCGCACACCAGGCCCAGCATGCACTGGATGGTAATGGCCACGGCATTAAACACCTGCTTTACGTCACCGCCCAGGCAGTACACAATGGCACCTGCGGCCATGGCGGCGGCACTGCCTGTTTCGGCCTGGCAGCCGCCCACGGCACCGGCCAAAGAGGCGTTCTGCTCAATAATCAGGGCAATGCCGGCTGCTACGAGCAGGCCTTCGTGTATCAGCCGGTCCTCCAGCCCGTGCAGCTCCTGCAGGGTGGTCAGTGTGCCCGGTAAAATACCCGAGGCCCCCGCCGTAGGGGCAGCCACCACGCGGCCCATGCAGGAGTTTACCTCCTTGGCGCCCAGGGCACGCGCTACCAGCAGCTGAAACTCCGGCGAGAGCACCGTAACCGGCGACTTAGCCACTTTTTTGGCGCTGTTGTTCACCATGCCTGAGCGCGACTTCATGTCCTCCGTCAGCCCGGTTTGCACGGCATCTTTCATCACCTCAAAGGCGTTGGCAATATTTTCCCATATAAATGCTTCGCTGCGGCCCTTCTGCTCGACCTCGTACTCCAGCACAGGTTGGTAAAGCGGTTCGCCTGTCTCGGCACAATGCTTTTCCCAGCTCTTAAAATCAGTGAATAGTAATGACATAGTATTTTTTCTAATTCCGTTCGTAACCCCAGCGACGTGGGGCGCTAAAGTTAGCTATTTTTTAGATCAGGCTTTCAGATGACCCAAACCATAACAAAGCCAGGCATAGGAAATGTTCGGTGCCAGGTACCTGCTTTTGGCGTTTTCTCTGCTTTACAGCAACAGCATGCTTGCCCTGTAATTTATACGTTTGCCTCGCCGGGCCGGTGCGCTTACAATAATTCTTTTAATACTGCTGATTTACAGGGGTTTGTATTATACTTTTGCTCACTGTTATGCTTTGGTTATCAGCATACTACGAACCTGTACGCCTATAAAACTATGAGAAAAATTAACCTGCTGCTGTGGGCACTGTGCCTGGCCCTGGGGTATAGGGCGTGCTACGCCCAGGAACCGGTGCCTCCGTTCAGCGACGACCGCCTGAAGGTGATGGCCGTGGTGCACCTGCTCAGCGAAAACAAGTGTAGCCACAGCGACTTCCCTTTTCTGCCCGCCGATGCCCCGCTGGGCAAGTACAGAACGCACCTGGCGGTAAAGTACTGGAAAGCCCTCCGCAACCGCTACAAGCTTTACCCCTACGAAGTGAGCGTGAACCTGACTGTGCAGGACGGGCTGTTCCGGGTGCAGCGGCAAACTGATAACGCTTTCTTTACAGCCCTGAGCGAGCAGGAGCGGACGGAGTTTGTACGCCTGCTCAACGACTTCAGCTACCGCCACGGGCTGGCTGAACTGCGTTCGTACGCTACCCGGCCGTAGTACTCCATTCTGAACCAGCACCTGCGGCAGCCGCCCTGGCCGGGGTGGTTGCCGTACTTTATGGCAGCTGCAATGCGCTGTAGCCTACCGGCAGTATTACGGAGCCTGTTAACAGAAATAGTTAAAAGGCGTACGTTAGGCATGAGGCGCAGAGCTGGCAAGACAGAAAACTGGTATTATGGGAAAAGAAAAAAAGCGAGTAGCCATGCGGGTGCATGGAAAGGTGCACGGCGTGTTTTTCAGAGTCAGCACGGTAGAAAAAGCCGAAGAACTAGGGCTGACTGGTTTCGTGCAGAACGAGCGCGATGGCACGGTTTATATGGAAGCCGAAGGAGCCCCTGAAGCCCTTCAGAAGCTGGAGCAGTGGGCGCACGAAGGCCCGAAACGCGCAAGGGTGGAGAAGGTAGAGGTGGAGGAGAAGGAAGAGCTCAACGGGTTTGGCAAGTTTGAGCAGCGGAGGTAGGGGCAAAGTGGCGCTACCTGCATTCGGTATTGGAGAAGGGGGCAGGAAAGTATAATGTAACATAGTGGCCCTCCCCTGTGCCGGTCAGCAACTCTTTCCGTAAATTTAGGAGTACAAGCACTTGTCTCTGCCGTTCTGTAGCGTTTTTACATAAGGAAGGCAGAACAGGCGACAGGTGCTGTGCAGGAAGAAATGCCATGCTTCTTACTTAACGATTTAGCCTTCCCCTATGCTTCATGCCCTTCTCCAGCAGGTCCCATACTTCACGGTGGAAGACGTTGCCGCCTTTGAGCCGCTCTGGAAGAAGCGGGTGCTGCTGAACCGGCACGCCTTCCTGATCCGGCAGGGGCAGGTGGAGCAAGGTTTATACTTTGTCAACAGCGGTGCGCTGCGCATCTACTACCCACTCCCCGACGAGGATATCTGCGTAGGTTTTGCCTATCCTAACACACTGGTTGTTTCTTTTCCTTCCTTCGTGGATGCCAAACCCTCTGCGTACTATATACAGGCCCTGAAAAAGAGTGAATTGCTCGGCATCAGCAAGATTGATTTTATGCAGCTGATGGAAGAGCGGCCAAACATCAGGCTGTTTTGGTACGAACAACTGGAGAAGGCCCTGCTGGGCAAGATTGAGCGGGAGGTAGACCTGCTGCTGCCTGAACCAGAGCAGCGCCTGCAGCGGGTGATGCAACGTAGCCCGCACCTGTTTCAGCACATCCCCAGGAAGTACATCGCCTCCTACCTGCGCATGTCGCCGGAAACGTTGAGCCGGCTGAAGGTATAAATCTTGATTAGTTTTAGAGGCAGCCGAGGAAATTAAAGGGTATTGTAATATGCCAGAACCTTTATTAAGTGCCCTTCCTCTTTGAGGCTCAAGCGGTTTGTCTTGATATACGTTTCAACCTGAGGTAGTTTTGGGGCCTCAAAAGCAGCAAGTATTGACTTTTTGCTTTTATTTATTTTTACCATTTTATCAGGCGAAGCAATATAGTACTTAACACTCTCTTTGATTAGCTTCTCTTTTACAATGGAGCCATCGGGGCGCTCTTCTACGATAGCCTTAGAGGCCCTTTTTAATAATATTGTTTCACCATCATTCAACACTTCGTAAAAAGCTCCTGCACTAGCACCATCAACAGGAGGAAAGCCACTTCTGAACTTTCGTTCATCAGTAACTGTGCTGGTTATTTCCTTTTGTAAGGTAAATTCATAAACAGGGTACATAAAAGAAAAGCTTTTCCCATCCTCTGTGCTAAAGATCAATTGATCCTTTACCTGATCATACATAAGACTTACGTTTTCGTACACAATTCCGTTTGTGAGCTTAACAGTGCCTTTAACCCAGTCTTCGAACAAAAAAGGCGATCCCTTCATATGATTGTAGTCTCTGCCGAACGCCTGCATAGACTCACCATCAATAGTGATGTTGACACCTTGTGCTGCTGTACAAAGAGCAAAGGAGCAGACGGCTGCCAAGGTTAGGACTAACTTTGATAAGTTCTTTTTCATTTATGCTTTGAGTAAAATGGTGTGAATGGTTATGACATGAAATATATATTTTTTTGTATCATTTTCAAATAAAAAGAGCTTTTATGTAGATAGTGTGCGAGGAAAGAGAGAGTCCCTGCACTAACTCCAAATTTTGCTGTATAGAATTGAGAAGGTATAAATCTTGATTTCGATCAAGGATTGGGAGCTATAACCTGCTGTATCTTTGTGGTGTACAATATAAACTATGAAATACGATGAGCACACTGGAGCAACTTTTCCGGACCACTGAGAGCCTGCGAGAAACTGTGTCTGCCGAATTCGCTTCGCTGGACCTGAGCAGCCTCAACTTTAAGCCCTCTCCCGCTAGTTGGAGCATATTGGAGTGCCTGGAGCACCTGAACCGCTACAGCCGTTACTACAACCCTGCCCTTGCCAAAGCCGTCGCAGGTCACCCTGCCGCAAGCTGTGTGGAAAGTATAGGCTACAGTTGGCTGGGCAAAAAGTCGTTAGAGATGGTGCGGCCGCAGAATAAGAAGAAGTACAAAACGGCAAAGCACATGAACCCCGGCAACAGCGCATTGGGCCGTGCCACGGTAGAGGAGTTTTTGCAGCACCAGAGGGAACTGCTCGACCTGTTGCAGAGTGCCGGGCAAGCCAACCTCAACAAAAGTGCGGTACCGGTAGAGTTCTTTAAGCTCCTGCACCTGCGGATAGGGGAGGCGCTGGAGTTCGTGGTTGTGCACCAGGAGCGGCACGTGCAGCAGGCCGTGCGGGTAAAACAGCTGCTTCTGGAGCAGGCAGTGGCATAGGGTCTTAGCCAGGATGCTCTGGCAAAAGCTGGCGTAACTGCAGTTTACAGAAGGCTTCGCTACCAGTTTATGGTGTAGCTGCAGAGTAGCAGCCAGCGCCGCTTCGGAAAGGTTTGGCCCACGTTCCCTTAGCAGGGCTTGGAGAGTAGAGAGGGGTAAAGCTACCTGCTACAGCCTCACCACAACCTCCTGCTTTTCTCCAGTAGTGATGTCAACTGTGAACAATTGATGGCTGTTGGTGCTGGTTACCCAAAGCTGGCCGTTTAGGAACATGAGGTCGTTGGGTTCGTGCAAGCCGTCGGTGAGGGTGCGTACCCGGCGGCGCTGCAGGTCCAGTACTTTAATTTTGCCGTTGTATGTGTCTGCTATATAAACATCGCTGTCGATGTTCTCCACCCC includes:
- a CDS encoding Crp/Fnr family transcriptional regulator, whose product is MLHALLQQVPYFTVEDVAAFEPLWKKRVLLNRHAFLIRQGQVEQGLYFVNSGALRIYYPLPDEDICVGFAYPNTLVVSFPSFVDAKPSAYYIQALKKSELLGISKIDFMQLMEERPNIRLFWYEQLEKALLGKIEREVDLLLPEPEQRLQRVMQRSPHLFQHIPRKYIASYLRMSPETLSRLKV
- the sdaAA gene encoding L-serine ammonia-lyase, iron-sulfur-dependent, subunit alpha, coding for MSLLFTDFKSWEKHCAETGEPLYQPVLEYEVEQKGRSEAFIWENIANAFEVMKDAVQTGLTEDMKSRSGMVNNSAKKVAKSPVTVLSPEFQLLVARALGAKEVNSCMGRVVAAPTAGASGILPGTLTTLQELHGLEDRLIHEGLLVAAGIALIIEQNASLAGAVGGCQAETGSAAAMAAGAIVYCLGGDVKQVFNAVAITIQCMLGLVCDPVAGLVEVPCIVRNASAAAIAFSSAQLGIAGVDPVIPVDQCVAALGEVGESMERKYKETAEGGLANTPRAREIENFVLVQDVEILPDEDEADS
- a CDS encoding DinB family protein — translated: MSTLEQLFRTTESLRETVSAEFASLDLSSLNFKPSPASWSILECLEHLNRYSRYYNPALAKAVAGHPAASCVESIGYSWLGKKSLEMVRPQNKKKYKTAKHMNPGNSALGRATVEEFLQHQRELLDLLQSAGQANLNKSAVPVEFFKLLHLRIGEALEFVVVHQERHVQQAVRVKQLLLEQAVA
- a CDS encoding acylphosphatase — its product is MGKEKKRVAMRVHGKVHGVFFRVSTVEKAEELGLTGFVQNERDGTVYMEAEGAPEALQKLEQWAHEGPKRARVEKVEVEEKEELNGFGKFEQRR
- the hemB gene encoding porphobilinogen synthase, whose product is MIRRPRRNRQTEVLRNLVQETTLSVNDFIFPLFVIEGQNQRVEVASMPGISRFSIDTLQEEIASCVDLGIKAFAPFPSIPERLKDKYATESHNPDGLYANAIREIKRNFPEVVLFTDVAMDPYSSDGHDGIVENDEILNDESLEVLGKMALAQAQAGADVVAPSDMMDGRIGHIRRVLDEHGYQKVGIMSYAAKYASAFYGPFRDALSSAPKKGDKKTYQMDPANSREALVEAELDIAEGADSLMVKPALAYLDIIKALRERSNLPIAAYNVSGEYAMVKAAAERGWIDGEKAMLESLLSIKRAGADIILTYFAKEFAQSLKK